In Taeniopygia guttata chromosome 24, bTaeGut7.mat, whole genome shotgun sequence, a single genomic region encodes these proteins:
- the LAYN gene encoding layilin isoform X1 → MLAAAALCAAALGCAAGARLLSAAVDISLRRGQTVCRRGTQKPCYKIVYFHDASRRSSYEEAHLACRADGGHLVSIESPAEQRLIESFIRSLLPSDGDFWIGLRRRKEQEDNSTECHRFYSWSDGSSSKFRNWYVDEPSCGSEVCVVLYHQPSAPPGLGGPYMFQWNDDRCNMKNNFICKYSLEKPTKPPIDNSRRAVATEPWKGEFPEERWRKGANGTAGGAKEPAQSLAYILISSIPVLLLLMAITGISCFWLFLKRRQELVAVSPKAAGAWLPQPGRDSPELDIHRVIRKQSEADLAGARPGTKNSSFRAQEGPGSPCRDPEDTSSSGLVTLASTESGFVTNDIYELCGDRVGRSEESTWVDNEIYGY, encoded by the exons cagcagtggaTATTTCCCTCAGAAGAG ggcagaCGGTTTGCAGGCGTGGGACGCAGAAACCCTGCTACAAAATCGTTTATTTCCACGATGCCTCCCGCAGGAGCAGCTATGAAGAAGCTCACCTGGCCTGCAGAGCTGACGGGGGACATTTGGTCAGCATCGAGAGCCCAGCGGAGCAGAGACTGATTGAATCCTTCATCAGGAGCCTCCTGCCTTCTGATGGAGACTTCTGGAtagggctgaggaggaggaaggagcaggaggacaACAGCACAGAGTGTCACAGATTCTACTCCTGGTCAGATGGGAGCTCGTCCAAATTTCG GAATTGGTACGTGGATGAGCCATCCTGCGGGAGCGAGGTGTGCGTGGTGCTCTACCACCAACCCTCCGCCCCGCCAGGCCTGGGGGGCCCCTACATGTTCCAGTGGAACGACGACAGATGCAACATGAAAAACAACTTCATCTGCAAATATTCCCTGG aGAAGCCAACAAAACCTCCCATAGACAATTCCCGAAGAG CTGTAGCAACAGAGCCCTGGAAGGgagaattcccagaggaacgCTGGAGGAAAGGTGCCAATGGAACAGCTGGGGGAGCCAAAG AACCTGCTCAGAGCCTTGCCTACATCCTGATTTCCAGCATTcctgtgctgcttctcctgATGGCCATCACAGGCATCTCCTGCTTTTGGCTGTTCCTGAAGAG gagacaggagctggtggcCGTGAGCCCGAAGGCTGCCGGGgcctggctgccccagcccggcagggacagccccgagCTGGACATTCACAGGGTGATCCGCAAACAATCCGAAGCTGACCTGGCTGGGGCCAGGCCTGGCACGAAGAATTCCTCCTTCCGTGCCCAGGAGGGGccgggcagcccctgcagggacCCCGAGGACACCTCCAGCAGTGGCTTGGTGACACTGGCCAGCACTGAGAGTGGCTTTGTCACCAACGACATCTACGAGCTCTGCGGGGACCGTGTGGGCAGGAGCGAGGAGTCCACCTGGGTGGACAATGAGATTTACGGATATTGA
- the LAYN gene encoding layilin isoform X2: MLAAAALCAAALGCAAGARLLSAVDISLRRGQTVCRRGTQKPCYKIVYFHDASRRSSYEEAHLACRADGGHLVSIESPAEQRLIESFIRSLLPSDGDFWIGLRRRKEQEDNSTECHRFYSWSDGSSSKFRNWYVDEPSCGSEVCVVLYHQPSAPPGLGGPYMFQWNDDRCNMKNNFICKYSLEKPTKPPIDNSRRAVATEPWKGEFPEERWRKGANGTAGGAKEPAQSLAYILISSIPVLLLLMAITGISCFWLFLKRRQELVAVSPKAAGAWLPQPGRDSPELDIHRVIRKQSEADLAGARPGTKNSSFRAQEGPGSPCRDPEDTSSSGLVTLASTESGFVTNDIYELCGDRVGRSEESTWVDNEIYGY, encoded by the exons cagtggaTATTTCCCTCAGAAGAG ggcagaCGGTTTGCAGGCGTGGGACGCAGAAACCCTGCTACAAAATCGTTTATTTCCACGATGCCTCCCGCAGGAGCAGCTATGAAGAAGCTCACCTGGCCTGCAGAGCTGACGGGGGACATTTGGTCAGCATCGAGAGCCCAGCGGAGCAGAGACTGATTGAATCCTTCATCAGGAGCCTCCTGCCTTCTGATGGAGACTTCTGGAtagggctgaggaggaggaaggagcaggaggacaACAGCACAGAGTGTCACAGATTCTACTCCTGGTCAGATGGGAGCTCGTCCAAATTTCG GAATTGGTACGTGGATGAGCCATCCTGCGGGAGCGAGGTGTGCGTGGTGCTCTACCACCAACCCTCCGCCCCGCCAGGCCTGGGGGGCCCCTACATGTTCCAGTGGAACGACGACAGATGCAACATGAAAAACAACTTCATCTGCAAATATTCCCTGG aGAAGCCAACAAAACCTCCCATAGACAATTCCCGAAGAG CTGTAGCAACAGAGCCCTGGAAGGgagaattcccagaggaacgCTGGAGGAAAGGTGCCAATGGAACAGCTGGGGGAGCCAAAG AACCTGCTCAGAGCCTTGCCTACATCCTGATTTCCAGCATTcctgtgctgcttctcctgATGGCCATCACAGGCATCTCCTGCTTTTGGCTGTTCCTGAAGAG gagacaggagctggtggcCGTGAGCCCGAAGGCTGCCGGGgcctggctgccccagcccggcagggacagccccgagCTGGACATTCACAGGGTGATCCGCAAACAATCCGAAGCTGACCTGGCTGGGGCCAGGCCTGGCACGAAGAATTCCTCCTTCCGTGCCCAGGAGGGGccgggcagcccctgcagggacCCCGAGGACACCTCCAGCAGTGGCTTGGTGACACTGGCCAGCACTGAGAGTGGCTTTGTCACCAACGACATCTACGAGCTCTGCGGGGACCGTGTGGGCAGGAGCGAGGAGTCCACCTGGGTGGACAATGAGATTTACGGATATTGA
- the LAYN gene encoding layilin isoform X3 codes for MLAAAALCAAALGCAAGARLLSGQTVCRRGTQKPCYKIVYFHDASRRSSYEEAHLACRADGGHLVSIESPAEQRLIESFIRSLLPSDGDFWIGLRRRKEQEDNSTECHRFYSWSDGSSSKFRNWYVDEPSCGSEVCVVLYHQPSAPPGLGGPYMFQWNDDRCNMKNNFICKYSLEKPTKPPIDNSRRAVATEPWKGEFPEERWRKGANGTAGGAKEPAQSLAYILISSIPVLLLLMAITGISCFWLFLKRRQELVAVSPKAAGAWLPQPGRDSPELDIHRVIRKQSEADLAGARPGTKNSSFRAQEGPGSPCRDPEDTSSSGLVTLASTESGFVTNDIYELCGDRVGRSEESTWVDNEIYGY; via the exons ggcagaCGGTTTGCAGGCGTGGGACGCAGAAACCCTGCTACAAAATCGTTTATTTCCACGATGCCTCCCGCAGGAGCAGCTATGAAGAAGCTCACCTGGCCTGCAGAGCTGACGGGGGACATTTGGTCAGCATCGAGAGCCCAGCGGAGCAGAGACTGATTGAATCCTTCATCAGGAGCCTCCTGCCTTCTGATGGAGACTTCTGGAtagggctgaggaggaggaaggagcaggaggacaACAGCACAGAGTGTCACAGATTCTACTCCTGGTCAGATGGGAGCTCGTCCAAATTTCG GAATTGGTACGTGGATGAGCCATCCTGCGGGAGCGAGGTGTGCGTGGTGCTCTACCACCAACCCTCCGCCCCGCCAGGCCTGGGGGGCCCCTACATGTTCCAGTGGAACGACGACAGATGCAACATGAAAAACAACTTCATCTGCAAATATTCCCTGG aGAAGCCAACAAAACCTCCCATAGACAATTCCCGAAGAG CTGTAGCAACAGAGCCCTGGAAGGgagaattcccagaggaacgCTGGAGGAAAGGTGCCAATGGAACAGCTGGGGGAGCCAAAG AACCTGCTCAGAGCCTTGCCTACATCCTGATTTCCAGCATTcctgtgctgcttctcctgATGGCCATCACAGGCATCTCCTGCTTTTGGCTGTTCCTGAAGAG gagacaggagctggtggcCGTGAGCCCGAAGGCTGCCGGGgcctggctgccccagcccggcagggacagccccgagCTGGACATTCACAGGGTGATCCGCAAACAATCCGAAGCTGACCTGGCTGGGGCCAGGCCTGGCACGAAGAATTCCTCCTTCCGTGCCCAGGAGGGGccgggcagcccctgcagggacCCCGAGGACACCTCCAGCAGTGGCTTGGTGACACTGGCCAGCACTGAGAGTGGCTTTGTCACCAACGACATCTACGAGCTCTGCGGGGACCGTGTGGGCAGGAGCGAGGAGTCCACCTGGGTGGACAATGAGATTTACGGATATTGA